A genomic window from Lycium barbarum isolate Lr01 chromosome 4, ASM1917538v2, whole genome shotgun sequence includes:
- the LOC132636637 gene encoding transcription factor CPC-like — protein MADLDCSSTSDKSFMDSSAAFEANNEETSKLEFSEDEEILVTKMFNLVGERWSLIAGRIPGRTAEEIEKYWNSRHSTSQ, from the exons ATGGCTGATTTGGACTGTTCAAGCACATCAGATAAATCCTTTATGGACTCGTCAGCCG CATTTGAGGCCAACAACGAAGAAACCTCGAAGCTTGAATTTTCAGAAGACGAGGAAATCCTCGTTACTAAAATGTTCAACTTGGTTGGTGAGAG GTGGTCATTAATTGCTGGAAGAATTCCAGGTAGAACTGCAGAGGAAATTGAGAAGTACTGGAACTCAAGACACTCCACCAGCCAGTAA